The Panicum hallii strain FIL2 chromosome 9, PHallii_v3.1, whole genome shotgun sequence genome has a window encoding:
- the LOC112877442 gene encoding uncharacterized protein LOC112877442 — MNWGLAAAVASAAAVAAASGAELLACDCDAAAPPAVGRCDGLLLSRQHHDDEAREGSASLASASTEKPRGGGGNRFAPRFDGLRFIETLVTAHR; from the exons atGAACTGGGGGCTGGCAGCCGCCGTGGcgtccgccgctgccgtcgcggccgcgtccggcgccgagctcctcgCCTGCGACTGCGAcgccgccgcaccgccggcCGTCGGGAGGTGCGACGGCCTGCTTCTCTCGCGGCAGCACCACGACGACGAGGCCCGCGAG GGGTCGGCGTCGTTGGCGTCGGCGTCGACGGAGAAGcctcgcggcggaggcggcaacAGGTTCGCGCCGCGCTTCGACGGGCTGCGCTTCATCGAGACGCTCGTCACGGCGCACCGCTGA